The following are from one region of the Mesorhizobium sp. B2-8-5 genome:
- a CDS encoding TetR/AcrR family transcriptional regulator: MATDTRTRMIEATGLLIRQRGYHGTSLNDILSASGAPRGSLYFHFPGGKDQLVIEVTRASVADVTERLGAALLEESDPAVAVHHIYQSVARMLEENEFSLGCPVAPLVLDAPNDVPDLAEICRSAFEQWIGLLRQAFVRAGVPERRAQALALLVESSLEGLMVIARATRDRTPILTVADEVAALVEQAVLAGKVAREADATALG; the protein is encoded by the coding sequence GTGGCGACGGACACACGCACCCGCATGATCGAGGCGACCGGGCTGCTCATTCGGCAGCGCGGCTATCACGGCACGTCGCTCAACGACATTTTGAGCGCCAGCGGCGCGCCCCGCGGGTCGCTCTATTTCCATTTCCCGGGCGGCAAGGACCAACTGGTCATCGAAGTGACGCGCGCCAGTGTCGCCGATGTGACCGAGCGGCTTGGCGCCGCGCTGTTGGAGGAAAGCGACCCAGCCGTTGCCGTGCACCACATCTACCAGTCGGTGGCCCGCATGCTGGAAGAGAACGAATTCTCGCTCGGCTGCCCGGTCGCGCCGTTGGTGCTCGATGCTCCGAACGATGTGCCGGACCTGGCTGAAATCTGCCGGTCGGCCTTCGAGCAATGGATCGGACTGCTGCGCCAGGCTTTCGTCAGGGCAGGGGTGCCGGAGCGGCGCGCGCAGGCGCTGGCCCTGCTGGTCGAATCTTCGCTGGAGGGCCTTATGGTGATCGCCCGCGCCACCCGCGACCGCACGCCGATCTTGACTGTCGCCGACGAAGTGGCCGCGCTGGTCGAGCAAGCGGTGCTTGCCGGCAAGGTAGCCCGGGAGGCGGACGCTACCGCCTTAGGATAA
- the groES gene encoding co-chaperone GroES: protein MAKSKFRPLHDRVVVRRVESESKTAGGIIIPDTAKEKPQEGEIIAVGSGARDEAGKLVPLDVKAGDRILFGKWSGTEVKLNGEDLLIMKESDIMGIIG, encoded by the coding sequence ATGGCAAAGTCCAAGTTCCGCCCGCTTCATGACCGCGTGGTCGTTCGCCGGGTCGAATCCGAATCCAAGACCGCCGGCGGGATCATCATCCCGGATACGGCGAAGGAGAAGCCGCAGGAAGGCGAGATCATCGCCGTCGGTTCCGGCGCCCGCGACGAAGCAGGCAAGCTCGTGCCGCTGGATGTCAAGGCCGGCGATCGCATCCTGTTCGGCAAGTGGTCGGGCACCGAAGTCAAGCTCAATGGCGAAGACCTTCTGATCATGAAGGAATCCGACATCATGGGTATCATCGGCTGA
- a CDS encoding SDR family NAD(P)-dependent oxidoreductase, whose product MTTRPIALITGGSRGLGRNTAVNLARRGVDVIVTYRSRADEAKTAIAEIEAAGGRAAALELDTGAIASFPAFVEALKKTLLETWQRDRFDYLVNNAGTGLRKMIAETTEEEFDTLMNTHLKGVFFLTQALLPLIDDGGRIINISSGLARFAAPGSSAYAMMKGGIEVFTRYLAKELGQRGITANTVAPGAIATDFNGGHVRDNAEINRMVAGVTALGRAGVADDIGPMIASLLSDDNRWVNAQRIEVSGGMNI is encoded by the coding sequence ATGACCACTCGTCCCATTGCCCTCATCACCGGCGGCAGCCGCGGCCTCGGCCGCAACACCGCGGTCAACCTCGCCCGCCGGGGTGTCGACGTCATCGTCACCTATCGCTCTCGCGCCGACGAGGCGAAGACGGCAATCGCCGAGATCGAGGCCGCCGGGGGCCGGGCCGCCGCGCTTGAGCTGGATACCGGCGCCATCGCCAGCTTCCCGGCTTTCGTCGAGGCGTTGAAGAAGACGCTTCTCGAAACCTGGCAGCGCGACCGCTTCGACTATCTCGTCAACAATGCCGGCACCGGCCTGCGCAAGATGATCGCCGAGACGACGGAGGAGGAATTCGACACGCTGATGAACACCCATCTCAAGGGCGTGTTCTTCCTCACCCAGGCGCTGCTGCCGCTGATCGACGATGGCGGCCGCATCATCAACATCTCGAGCGGGCTGGCCCGTTTCGCCGCGCCCGGATCGTCGGCCTACGCGATGATGAAGGGCGGCATCGAAGTCTTCACGCGCTACCTCGCCAAGGAGCTCGGCCAGCGCGGCATTACCGCCAACACCGTGGCGCCCGGCGCGATCGCCACCGACTTCAACGGCGGCCATGTGCGCGACAACGCCGAGATCAACCGCATGGTGGCCGGCGTCACCGCTCTCGGCCGCGCCGGCGTCGCCGACGATATCGGGCCGATGATCGCCTCGCTGCTCTCCGACGACAATCGCTGGGTCAACGCCCAGCGGATCGAAGTGTCGGGCGGCATGAACATCTAG
- a CDS encoding zinc-dependent alcohol dehydrogenase family protein produces the protein MQTYRLEGQGSIDKLALREEAMPQPGPRQIVVRVRATSLNRRDTMILNGTYPLAPRAGIVPLSDGAGEVVAVGDGTTRFAIGDRVTGSYFARWIDGRMHPGIVDQLGCTLDGMLCEYALLDEQWAVRLPDHLSWQEAATFTCAGLTAWSALTGAEIPKPGQWVLTIGSGGVALFVLQFAKLMGCRVAAVTSRAEKAERLRALGADVVIAVAGTPEWGVKLREATGGIDLIVETGGPATFTQSLIASALYGRIVLLTVQDHNGKSVEIPGAVYQRSLVTIGRLFVGSRNGLEAMLAAVATHRLKPVLDKVFPFAEAREACRHFQRGDVFGKVVIDGA, from the coding sequence ATGCAAACCTATCGGCTCGAGGGGCAAGGCAGCATCGACAAACTGGCGTTGCGCGAGGAGGCGATGCCGCAGCCAGGTCCGCGTCAGATCGTCGTGCGGGTGCGCGCCACCTCGCTCAATCGCCGCGACACGATGATCCTCAACGGCACCTATCCTCTGGCACCCCGCGCCGGCATCGTGCCGCTGAGCGACGGCGCCGGCGAAGTCGTCGCGGTCGGCGACGGTACGACCCGCTTTGCCATCGGCGACCGCGTCACCGGCAGCTATTTCGCGCGCTGGATCGACGGCCGCATGCATCCGGGCATCGTCGATCAGCTCGGCTGCACGCTGGACGGCATGCTTTGCGAATACGCGCTGCTCGACGAGCAATGGGCCGTGCGGCTGCCCGACCACCTCTCCTGGCAAGAGGCGGCGACCTTCACCTGCGCCGGGCTGACCGCCTGGAGCGCGCTGACGGGCGCCGAGATTCCAAAGCCCGGACAATGGGTTCTCACCATTGGCTCAGGTGGCGTCGCGCTGTTTGTGCTGCAGTTCGCCAAGCTCATGGGTTGCCGCGTGGCTGCCGTCACCTCGCGCGCCGAGAAAGCCGAAAGGCTGCGGGCGCTCGGCGCCGACGTCGTCATCGCGGTAGCCGGAACGCCGGAATGGGGCGTGAAATTGCGCGAGGCGACCGGCGGGATCGATCTCATCGTCGAGACCGGCGGCCCGGCGACTTTTACGCAATCGCTGATCGCCAGCGCGCTTTACGGGCGCATCGTGCTGCTCACCGTGCAGGACCACAACGGCAAATCGGTCGAGATCCCGGGCGCCGTCTACCAGCGCAGCCTCGTCACCATCGGCCGGCTGTTCGTCGGCAGCCGCAACGGGCTGGAGGCGATGCTTGCCGCTGTCGCCACGCACCGGCTGAAACCCGTCCTCGACAAGGTCTTCCCCTTCGCCGAGGCGCGCGAGGCCTGCCGTCATTTCCAGCGGGGCGACGTCTTCGGCAAGGTCGTCATCGACGGCGCGTGA
- a CDS encoding TetR/AcrR family transcriptional regulator, protein MTQIRRRATEPRRRPKQERSRERIDAILATTMRLIGEKGIDAVTMKEVGALAGGPIATVYHYFPSKSAILAMLYERFSEESRARFGAIIAEIGGLGDVTAAADRLLDDYYARVAADPAIQDLQNAIQADKALQHLDIAETRHQAKMFCDHVGPMIEPERREAFGRVVFLIFQLAGGVVRLALTQDKEEGRRTIDDYRSIIHTQLRLFL, encoded by the coding sequence ATGACGCAGATCAGGCGAAGGGCGACGGAACCGCGGCGCAGGCCGAAGCAGGAGCGCAGCCGCGAGCGCATCGACGCGATCCTCGCCACCACCATGCGGCTGATCGGCGAAAAGGGCATCGACGCGGTGACGATGAAGGAAGTCGGCGCGCTGGCCGGCGGGCCGATCGCCACCGTCTATCACTATTTCCCGTCGAAGTCGGCGATCCTGGCGATGCTCTATGAGCGGTTTTCCGAGGAAAGCCGGGCGCGATTCGGCGCCATCATCGCCGAGATAGGCGGGCTGGGCGACGTGACCGCGGCGGCCGACCGCCTGCTCGACGACTATTATGCCCGCGTCGCTGCCGACCCGGCCATCCAGGACCTGCAGAACGCCATCCAGGCCGACAAGGCGCTGCAGCATCTCGACATCGCCGAGACGCGGCACCAGGCGAAGATGTTCTGCGACCATGTCGGTCCGATGATCGAGCCGGAGCGGCGCGAGGCGTTCGGGCGCGTCGTGTTCCTCATCTTCCAGCTTGCCGGCGGCGTCGTGCGGCTGGCGCTGACGCAGGACAAGGAAGAAGGCCGGCGCACGATCGACGACTATCGGTCGATCATTCACACGCAGTTACGGTTGTTTCTATAG
- a CDS encoding MFS transporter, whose protein sequence is MTASQAAQAENDDWLVGNPTGLQLASALWIGSVGLLILGLQPVLLGALYTEGHVTGDELALMATAEMIAIAIGSGVVAMLLPARNMRWKSAVLLVLLALANFWTAYAGTPNALIGARTLAGLAEGGLVAVATELIARSRRAERIGGYFVTLQTLAQCALALILALYAVPRAGSAGGFIALGIVCLLSLVVAWTVPDDYADLPKEEQFANVATVPAITALLSIFCYFMFFGAVWAFLEPIGAQFGIDGRTVGLMVSASLAAQVVGAMTATIFEARIDYRFAITTIGIVAAASSVLLASGPGLSMFWAVALVMGFILLFIVPYQIRLAITADETRTAALLVPAAQLFGLAIGPIAASLLIDGANFRPVPEFAAATALASVLLLGVFVLVARRRGRA, encoded by the coding sequence GTGACCGCATCGCAAGCCGCGCAGGCGGAAAATGACGACTGGCTTGTCGGCAATCCGACCGGACTGCAGCTCGCCTCGGCGCTGTGGATCGGCTCGGTCGGCCTGCTCATCCTCGGCCTTCAGCCGGTGCTGCTCGGCGCGCTCTACACCGAAGGGCATGTCACCGGCGACGAGCTCGCGCTGATGGCCACCGCCGAGATGATCGCGATCGCCATCGGCTCGGGCGTAGTGGCGATGCTTCTCCCTGCCAGGAACATGCGCTGGAAGAGCGCGGTGCTGCTCGTGCTGCTCGCGCTCGCCAATTTCTGGACCGCTTATGCCGGTACTCCCAATGCGCTGATCGGCGCTCGCACGCTGGCCGGGCTGGCGGAGGGAGGGCTGGTCGCGGTGGCCACCGAATTGATCGCCCGCTCGCGTCGAGCCGAGCGCATCGGCGGCTATTTCGTGACGCTGCAGACCTTGGCGCAATGCGCGCTGGCGCTGATCCTCGCGCTCTATGCCGTGCCGCGAGCCGGCTCGGCCGGCGGCTTCATCGCGCTCGGCATCGTCTGCCTGCTGTCGCTGGTCGTGGCCTGGACCGTGCCGGACGACTATGCCGACCTGCCCAAGGAAGAGCAGTTCGCCAACGTGGCGACCGTGCCGGCGATCACCGCGCTCTTGTCGATCTTCTGCTATTTCATGTTCTTCGGCGCCGTCTGGGCTTTCTTGGAGCCCATCGGCGCGCAGTTCGGCATTGATGGCCGCACCGTCGGCTTGATGGTTTCGGCGAGCCTTGCCGCGCAGGTGGTCGGCGCCATGACCGCGACAATCTTCGAGGCGCGCATCGACTATCGTTTTGCCATCACGACCATCGGCATTGTCGCGGCGGCCAGCTCGGTGCTGCTTGCCTCCGGCCCGGGTCTTTCGATGTTCTGGGCTGTGGCGCTGGTGATGGGCTTCATCCTGCTCTTCATCGTGCCTTACCAGATCCGCCTCGCCATCACCGCCGACGAGACGCGCACCGCGGCACTCCTGGTGCCGGCCGCGCAACTCTTCGGCCTCGCCATCGGCCCGATCGCCGCCTCGTTGCTGATAGACGGCGCGAACTTCCGGCCTGTGCCCGAATTCGCGGCCGCCACCGCTCTGGCGAGCGTGCTTTTGCTCGGCGTCTTCGTGCTGGTCGCGCGCCGGCGCGGCCGGGCCTGA
- a CDS encoding class I SAM-dependent methyltransferase encodes MTEHWNAIRKHWQLLGSPLRPPAEVVETYDRELDLARSHVVMFGVTPELAGLGASMTAVDESADMIAGIWPGDTETRKAVQGDWFDLPFPGASVDALIGDGCLTVIGAADPRRTLFASIARALKADGRAGIRLYASPGTPDDPKDIRALALSGGVATFHELKWRVAITAIGGAPDYIIPVRGILEQFEALFPDREELAARTGWELPVIGTIDVYRNSSVIYSFAPAAALIEEAQTFFDDVRLASTGSYGIAERCPLLVLRSPKRRD; translated from the coding sequence ATGACAGAGCATTGGAATGCAATTCGCAAGCACTGGCAGTTGCTCGGCTCACCTCTGCGGCCGCCGGCGGAGGTGGTCGAAACTTACGACCGCGAGCTCGACCTTGCCCGGTCGCACGTCGTGATGTTCGGCGTGACGCCGGAGCTCGCCGGGCTGGGAGCCAGTATGACGGCGGTCGACGAATCCGCCGACATGATTGCCGGCATCTGGCCAGGCGACACAGAAACGCGCAAGGCGGTGCAAGGCGACTGGTTCGACCTACCGTTTCCAGGCGCAAGCGTCGATGCGCTGATTGGCGATGGATGCCTTACGGTCATCGGCGCCGCGGACCCCAGGCGCACACTGTTTGCTTCGATCGCGCGTGCGCTGAAAGCAGACGGGCGCGCCGGCATCAGGCTTTATGCTTCCCCCGGGACTCCAGACGACCCGAAGGATATCCGCGCCCTGGCGCTGAGCGGCGGCGTCGCAACCTTCCACGAGCTCAAATGGCGCGTGGCGATAACCGCAATCGGCGGCGCGCCGGACTACATCATACCGGTTAGGGGCATCCTCGAACAATTCGAAGCGCTGTTTCCGGATCGCGAGGAGCTTGCGGCTCGCACAGGATGGGAGCTGCCGGTCATCGGAACCATCGACGTCTACCGCAACTCGTCGGTCATCTACAGTTTCGCCCCCGCGGCAGCACTCATCGAGGAAGCCCAGACCTTCTTCGATGATGTCCGGCTGGCCTCGACCGGCTCATACGGGATCGCTGAACGCTGCCCGCTGCTGGTGCTGCGGTCGCCGAAGCGCCGGGACTGA
- a CDS encoding LysR family transcriptional regulator, with product MDRFDSMRLFTRVVERHSFTAAAADLGLPRSSATAAIKRLEERLGVQLLRRTTRHVTTTLDGEAYYQRCLGILADIEDAEGTFGAHEVRGRLSIDINGHLARTLVIPELPALLARHPGLSVHIGEGDRFVDLVREGVDCVVRAGTLPDSEMIARRIGMAREATLASAAYIERHGLPSTLDELAGHMMIGFVSSRTGQVMPLEFTVDGKIREIVLPSRVTVSNSDTAATLVRQDFGLYQAPRRRFAADIEAGRLVEVLPGNPPTPTPISVLYPRSRQLSPRVRVFVDWLVEILGPKLDVS from the coding sequence ATGGATCGGTTTGACAGCATGCGGCTCTTCACCCGCGTCGTGGAACGCCACAGCTTTACCGCGGCTGCCGCCGATCTCGGCCTGCCGCGCTCCAGCGCCACCGCCGCGATCAAGCGGCTCGAGGAGCGGCTCGGCGTGCAACTGCTCCGCCGCACCACGCGCCACGTCACCACGACGCTCGACGGCGAGGCCTATTACCAGCGCTGCCTCGGCATTCTCGCCGACATCGAGGACGCCGAGGGCACCTTTGGCGCGCATGAAGTGCGCGGGCGGCTCAGCATCGACATCAACGGCCATTTGGCCCGCACCCTGGTCATCCCGGAATTGCCGGCGCTGCTCGCGCGCCATCCCGGGCTCAGCGTGCATATCGGCGAGGGCGATCGCTTCGTCGACCTGGTGCGCGAGGGCGTCGACTGCGTGGTGCGTGCCGGAACACTGCCCGACAGCGAGATGATCGCGCGCCGCATCGGCATGGCGCGCGAAGCGACACTCGCCAGCGCCGCCTATATCGAGCGTCACGGCCTGCCGAGCACGCTGGACGAGCTCGCTGGGCATATGATGATCGGCTTCGTCTCGTCGCGCACCGGCCAGGTGATGCCGCTGGAGTTCACCGTCGACGGCAAGATCCGCGAGATCGTGCTGCCATCGCGCGTCACGGTCTCCAATTCCGACACCGCCGCCACGCTGGTGCGCCAGGATTTTGGCCTCTACCAGGCGCCGCGCCGCCGCTTCGCCGCCGACATCGAGGCCGGCCGGTTGGTCGAGGTGCTGCCCGGCAACCCGCCGACGCCGACGCCGATCTCGGTGCTCTATCCGCGCAGCCGACAATTGTCGCCACGGGTGCGGGTGTTCGTGGACTGGCTGGTGGAGATCCTGGGGCCGAAGCTGGATGTGTCTTAG
- the groL gene encoding chaperonin GroEL (60 kDa chaperone family; promotes refolding of misfolded polypeptides especially under stressful conditions; forms two stacked rings of heptamers to form a barrel-shaped 14mer; ends can be capped by GroES; misfolded proteins enter the barrel where they are refolded when GroES binds): protein MAAKDVKFSRDARERMLRGVNILADAVKVTLGPKGRNVVIDKSFGAPRITKDGVTVAKEIELEDKFENMGAQMVREVASKTNDIAGDGTTTATVLAQSIVQEGHKAVAAGMNPMDLKRGIDLAVGDVVTTLIKNAKKIKTSEEVAQVGTIAGNGDASVGSMIAEAMQKVGNEGVITVEEAKTAETELEVVEGMQFDRGYLSPYFVTNADKMVADLEDAYILLHEKKLSNLQAMLPILEAVVQTSKPLVIISEDVEGEALATLVVNKLRGGLKIAAVKAPGFGDRRKAMLEDIAILTGGQVISEDLGIKLENVGLNMLGRAKKVSISKENTTIVDGAGKKAEIQGRVAQIKQQIEETTSDYDKEKLQERLAKLAGGVAVIRVGGATEIEVKEKKDRVDDALNATRAAVEEGIVPGGGVALLRASLNIKATGANSDQTAGINIVRRALQAPARQIASNAGAEASIVAGKILENKGATFGYNAQTGEYGDMIAMGIVDPVKVVRTALQDAASVAGLLVTTEAMIAEAPKKESAGGMPGGMPGGGMGGMGGMDF from the coding sequence ATGGCTGCCAAAGACGTAAAATTCTCCCGCGATGCCCGTGAGCGCATGCTGCGCGGTGTCAACATCCTCGCCGACGCGGTGAAGGTCACCCTCGGCCCCAAGGGCCGCAACGTCGTCATCGACAAGTCGTTCGGCGCCCCGCGCATCACCAAGGACGGCGTCACCGTCGCCAAGGAAATCGAGCTCGAGGACAAGTTCGAGAACATGGGCGCACAGATGGTCCGCGAAGTCGCTTCGAAGACCAACGACATCGCCGGCGACGGCACCACGACCGCAACGGTTCTGGCGCAGTCGATCGTCCAGGAAGGCCACAAGGCGGTTGCCGCCGGCATGAACCCGATGGACCTGAAGCGCGGCATCGACCTCGCCGTTGGCGACGTCGTCACGACGCTGATCAAGAACGCCAAGAAGATCAAGACCTCGGAAGAAGTTGCCCAGGTCGGCACCATCGCCGGCAATGGCGATGCCTCGGTCGGCTCGATGATCGCCGAAGCGATGCAAAAGGTCGGCAATGAGGGCGTCATCACCGTCGAGGAGGCCAAGACCGCCGAGACCGAGCTCGAAGTCGTCGAAGGCATGCAGTTCGACCGCGGCTACCTGTCGCCCTACTTCGTCACCAACGCCGACAAGATGGTTGCGGACCTGGAAGACGCCTACATCCTTCTCCACGAGAAGAAGCTCTCCAACCTGCAGGCCATGCTGCCGATCCTCGAGGCTGTCGTGCAGACCTCGAAGCCGCTGGTCATCATCTCGGAAGACGTCGAAGGCGAGGCTCTGGCCACGCTGGTCGTCAACAAGCTGCGTGGCGGCCTGAAGATCGCCGCCGTCAAGGCGCCGGGCTTCGGTGACCGCCGTAAGGCCATGCTGGAAGACATCGCCATCCTCACCGGCGGCCAGGTCATTTCCGAAGACCTCGGCATCAAGCTCGAGAATGTCGGCCTCAACATGCTCGGCCGCGCCAAGAAGGTGTCGATCTCCAAGGAGAACACCACCATCGTCGACGGCGCCGGCAAGAAGGCCGAGATCCAGGGCCGCGTTGCCCAGATCAAGCAGCAGATCGAGGAGACCACCTCGGACTACGACAAGGAGAAGCTGCAGGAGCGTCTCGCCAAGCTGGCCGGCGGCGTTGCCGTCATCCGCGTCGGCGGTGCGACCGAGATCGAAGTCAAGGAAAAGAAGGACCGCGTCGATGACGCCCTCAACGCGACCCGCGCGGCCGTCGAAGAAGGCATCGTTCCTGGCGGCGGCGTCGCGCTTCTGCGCGCTTCGCTGAACATCAAGGCAACCGGCGCCAACTCCGACCAGACCGCTGGCATCAACATCGTTCGTCGCGCCCTGCAGGCTCCGGCCCGTCAGATCGCGTCCAACGCCGGTGCGGAAGCATCGATCGTTGCCGGCAAGATCCTGGAGAACAAGGGCGCGACCTTCGGCTACAACGCCCAGACCGGCGAATATGGCGACATGATCGCCATGGGCATCGTCGATCCGGTCAAGGTCGTGCGCACCGCTCTCCAGGACGCGGCCTCGGTCGCCGGCCTGCTGGTCACCACCGAAGCCATGATCGCCGAGGCTCCGAAGAAGGAGTCGGCTGGCGGCATGCCCGGCGGTATGCCTGGCGGCGGCATGGGTGGCATGGGCGGCATGGACTTCTAA
- a CDS encoding D-arabinono-1,4-lactone oxidase, with the protein MAAAWSNWSGFVTASPQLIATPADAGELVELVRSAPGPLRVAGAGHSFTPLVQSDGTIVSLEKIEGLVSHEAAANRARVRAGTRLGALMHILQDIGQGLPNMGDIDRQAIGGALGTATHGSGSSLGAYHTQLEALQLVDGQGKLREYSRADDLDMIHATGVALGSFGVLTEVTMNNIATYRLRRRKWVLPVGDMLRDFETMMAAHRSAEFYYIPFADYVQFIASDLSDAPPTLRPTEDDEEGLATLRKLRTTLRWLPLLRRALIRGAVKKMPSEDYVQDWLNVYASDRRTKFNEMEYHLPYEEGPKALAEIIALTEKHFPEVYFPMEVRSVAPDEFWLSPFYKRLTCSIAIHHDAANDPLPFMRAAEPIFRKYGGRPHWGKMHGLKAADFRKLYPRWDDAMAVRRDIDPKNRFVSPYMAGLFGIEPSPFGIRR; encoded by the coding sequence ATGGCAGCCGCCTGGAGCAACTGGTCGGGCTTCGTCACGGCTTCCCCTCAATTGATCGCGACCCCGGCCGATGCCGGGGAACTGGTCGAGCTGGTGCGCTCGGCGCCCGGACCGCTGCGCGTGGCCGGCGCCGGCCATTCCTTCACGCCGCTGGTGCAGTCGGACGGCACCATCGTCTCGCTGGAGAAGATCGAAGGGCTGGTCTCGCATGAGGCGGCGGCCAACCGGGCGCGGGTGAGGGCGGGCACGCGGCTCGGCGCCCTGATGCACATCCTGCAGGACATCGGCCAGGGCCTGCCCAACATGGGCGACATCGACCGCCAGGCGATCGGCGGCGCGCTGGGCACGGCAACGCACGGCTCGGGCTCCTCGCTCGGCGCCTATCACACGCAGCTCGAGGCGCTGCAGCTGGTGGATGGGCAAGGCAAGCTGCGCGAATACAGCCGGGCAGACGACCTTGACATGATCCACGCCACCGGCGTCGCGCTGGGCAGCTTCGGCGTGCTGACCGAAGTGACGATGAACAACATCGCTACCTATCGGCTGCGCCGCCGCAAATGGGTCCTGCCGGTCGGCGACATGCTGCGCGATTTCGAAACGATGATGGCCGCGCATCGCTCGGCCGAGTTCTATTACATCCCCTTCGCCGACTATGTGCAGTTCATTGCCAGCGATCTCAGTGACGCGCCGCCGACGCTGCGGCCGACCGAGGACGACGAGGAAGGGCTGGCGACGCTGCGCAAGCTGCGCACCACTTTGCGCTGGCTGCCGTTGCTGCGCCGCGCGCTGATCAGGGGCGCGGTGAAGAAAATGCCCTCCGAGGACTATGTGCAGGACTGGCTCAACGTCTACGCCAGCGACCGTCGCACCAAATTCAACGAGATGGAGTACCACCTGCCTTACGAGGAAGGTCCCAAGGCGTTGGCCGAGATCATCGCGCTGACGGAGAAGCACTTCCCGGAAGTCTATTTCCCGATGGAGGTGCGTTCGGTGGCGCCCGACGAATTCTGGCTTTCGCCTTTCTACAAACGGCTGACCTGCTCGATCGCCATCCACCACGATGCGGCGAACGACCCGCTGCCCTTCATGCGCGCCGCCGAGCCGATCTTCCGCAAGTATGGCGGCAGGCCGCATTGGGGAAAGATGCACGGCCTGAAGGCGGCGGACTTCAGGAAACTCTATCCGCGCTGGGATGATGCCATGGCGGTACGCCGCGACATCGACCCCAAAAACCGTTTCGTGTCGCCCTACATGGCCGGCCTGTTCGGCATCGAACCCAGCCCTTTTGGCATCCGACGATGA
- a CDS encoding alanine racemase — MSAYFTALSDALRAAEIFRPCLVLDRDRLDGNIALVKERLAPGLAVRLVDKSLPCMPLLSHIARALETNRFMTFHPPVTQAVLDAFPEGDLLYGKPMPVRAARAALTRGGAGWWSRVCWLIDTQERLAEYGALAAALDTELRFAFEVDVGLHRGGFSSPAEINALTIPKGLRCEGIMAYEAHAPEIPGLFGGAAKALKRASAKAAEFAGALDPDQRRILNIGGSKTALLHGSGVANEVSIGSAFVLPKDFDTPGLGGFQPAAFIVTPILKALDPMLPGPPAVSRTLRALGLFPRKGCYLYGGKWMAEPVFPEGMRPNGLIGLSSNQQFMGLPAGADVKPGDYALLRPTQSEAVLQHFGAIGVFSAGRIVEFWPVLPMG; from the coding sequence ATGAGCGCCTATTTCACTGCCCTGTCCGACGCATTGCGGGCCGCCGAGATTTTCCGGCCCTGCCTGGTGCTCGACCGCGACCGGCTGGACGGCAACATCGCGCTGGTGAAGGAGAGGCTGGCGCCGGGCTTGGCGGTGCGACTGGTCGACAAGTCGCTGCCTTGCATGCCGCTGCTCTCGCACATCGCGCGAGCACTCGAAACCAACCGCTTCATGACCTTCCATCCGCCGGTGACGCAGGCCGTGCTCGACGCTTTTCCCGAGGGCGACCTGCTCTATGGCAAGCCGATGCCGGTGCGCGCCGCCCGGGCCGCGCTGACGAGAGGCGGCGCCGGCTGGTGGTCGCGCGTCTGCTGGCTGATCGATACGCAGGAGCGGCTGGCGGAATATGGCGCGCTCGCTGCCGCGCTCGACACCGAATTGCGCTTCGCTTTCGAGGTGGACGTCGGCCTGCATCGCGGCGGTTTTTCCAGTCCTGCCGAGATTAACGCGCTCACGATTCCAAAAGGTCTGCGCTGCGAAGGCATCATGGCCTATGAGGCGCATGCGCCGGAGATACCTGGCCTGTTTGGCGGTGCGGCCAAGGCGCTGAAGCGGGCCTCTGCCAAGGCCGCCGAGTTCGCCGGCGCCCTCGACCCGGACCAGCGCCGCATCCTCAACATCGGCGGCTCGAAGACAGCGCTACTGCACGGCTCGGGCGTCGCTAACGAAGTGTCGATCGGCTCGGCTTTCGTGCTGCCCAAGGATTTCGACACGCCCGGCCTGGGAGGCTTCCAGCCGGCGGCATTTATCGTGACGCCGATCCTCAAGGCGCTCGATCCGATGCTGCCCGGTCCACCGGCGGTGTCGCGCACGTTGCGGGCGCTCGGCCTCTTCCCGCGCAAGGGCTGCTATCTCTACGGCGGCAAGTGGATGGCCGAACCGGTGTTTCCCGAAGGCATGAGGCCGAACGGCTTGATCGGTCTGTCCTCCAACCAGCAGTTCATGGGGCTGCCCGCGGGCGCGGACGTGAAGCCCGGCGACTACGCCTTGCTGCGGCCGACACAGAGCGAGGCGGTCCTGCAGCATTTCGGGGCGATCGGGGTGTTTTCGGCCGGGCGCATCGTGGAGTTCTGGCCGGTGCTGCCGATGGGGTGA